aaaatacaaCAGTTGAAAAGATTAAACAGAGTATTAATTAAAAACACTATGGAATATTTCAGGGTGCCATGACATTTCCTGAAATCTTGCACAATGGCTATTTTTTATGCCTGTtggtgtttttcttttctttattacaAAGCACTCTAAGCCAGGCCTCCACTCATATCCTTTGCGTTGAAGGGATCCGCCTGAAGAACGCACTTCAGGTACACTTGAAACTCGAAAATAGCAACCATCGAAAACCATCAAGagaattgaattaaaattacAGGCGCTGCTATACGATAAAGCCTTGCGTTTATGCTCTTGGAGCATCGACGAAGAGGATAATCCGACAGACAAGGAGAAAGAACAGAATAAATGTCAGCAATCTGCTGATATTGGAACCTTAACTAATTTAATATCTGAGGATGCTTACAATGTGATGAGCTTTTTCTGGATTGGACACTATACCTGGGCAATTCCATTAAAAGTGAAAGAATAaataattaacgataattagatatttatatcttatagctaataacaatttgaaattttaaatatcgatTTTAGATCAGCGCTATAGTTTTTCTTCTTTACACGAAATTGGGAGTTAGTGCAATTATCGGTGCATTCTGTTGCATATTGATAGTAACGCCACTACAATTGGTGCTTGGCAAGAAAATGTCGGAAAATTCTAAATTGGTCGCCGTAAGTCGATATTTGTAATTTATCTTAAATATCTAATAATGGAAAGACAGTTTTAGAACTgacaatatttttatctttagaAAAGCAGCGACGCTAGATTACGTCTGGTTAACGAAATCTTCCAAGGAATGAGATTAGTGAAGCTCAGAGCCTGGGAAAATATTTTCGaggagaaaataagaaaaacgaGAAACGATGAGCTAAAAATGCTCGACAAGGATTCTTTCTATTGGACCCTCATAAGTAAGTTCGGCTTCTCGATCAAAGAAAACAATTTTGTTTCGAAATAACGTTGTTAATCGAAACGTGGATTGTTGATAATTAGACTTTCTCACACATGCTTCATCGGTACTGACGACACTTTTCACTTTTGCCGCTTATTTCTGGCTGGAAGAGAAAAGTCTCGAGGCTGGAAATGTTTTTGCAAGCTTAGCTCTATTCTCGCAGCTCACAGTGCCCCTTCTCATTTTTCCTGTGATGATACCTATCATTATTAACGCTATGGTAAGCAAATTCTTTCACCTGTTATTCTATTCTTCTTAATAAATACTTTAATTCAAGATTTCTATAGATTTCAACACACAGAATAGAGGAGTTTCTCCAACTTCCGGAGATCGACAATGTCTTGCCTAATCTTAACGATGCAAAATCAGAAATAGCCGAAAATACATCATCGCTGGCCAATTCTATCGAAGAGGGCACTGTAAGTATCTTTGAAATACACCGATAATACTTGAAATATGCTTGAAATATACTAACCGAGAAGCCGTGAAAAATATATGGACACTCTGAGTGTACTTTTTATTCGAGTAATTAGGTTACTAtgacatttttatttcttttctaaatataaaaggaacaaaaccctttaagaaaaattatagttATTAATTCAAACATAGTTGATATTAAACAGCTAAAACTAAGATCTCCAACAGTGTCATTTTGTCCCGTGGTTCCCGGAAAACCTCCCAATTGCAAAATATCTCTAtatctttaatattataaaatattaggaactattatattatattaggaTACTACGAAATATTGCAAAGTATGAATTTCTATTCGtgtcaattaaatatttcttcaGATAGAAACGATGAAAACGCACAACACTCCCAATTTTGGATCGTTGGATAATAtcaaagaagacgaagaagatgGACAATGTTCTGACTTGGCGGATTACACGATGGACATAAATTCATCGGTGGACACTGTGTTCGAGAAGGATCCGGAGATTCCGGTGCTTACAATGAAACGCTGCGGATTTTCTTGGGGCACCGATGAAAGTCTGTTATCCGTATCTGATCTTAGTTTTCCACGTGGTAAGGTTAATTACATGCGGATCCACTGTAGCAATTATCAATCACTTGCAACTACGCAAAATCTAAAAAACCACGTGCTACTGTCGCTTTTAGGTCAGCTGACCATAATTGTTGGAAAGACAGGAAGTGGAAAGACTTCTTTACTATTAGGAATGTTAGGAGAGATCCAGAGGACAATAGGATCGATTCAGTGGGCTAAGTAAGTAAGAGATCTCCTTATTATTTAGAATTTTTCTATATTACAATTGTAAACGAGCTATTGTAAAATAGAGGGGTGAAGGTTGCATATGTGGCTCAAAAACCCTGGCTCCAGAACGCCAGTTTGAGGGACAATATTCTTTTTGGATCACCGTACAAAGTGAGAAGGTACAGGAACGTATTGAAGGCTTGCGCTCTTCAACCGGATGTTGATATACTTCCGGGTCGCGATTTCACACGGATAGGTGAGAAAGGGATCAATTTGAGCGGAGGCCAAAAACAGAGAGTAACCATAGCCAGAGCGCTGTACAGCGACGCGGACGTTATAATAATGGTTAGCTAGGTTCTAAACTAAACATTtcatttcttaaataaaaaatggtACATTGAAATAATTAGATTTAAATAAGAGATTCAAATACTAATATTTCCAGGATGACCCGTTGTCCGCGCTGGATCATCAAGTTGCACAGCAGATCTTCGATCAAGGAATCCGGAAGCTGCTGCTGAGGAGCGGACGCACGGTGATTATGGTTACTCACCGACTAGAATTGTTATCAACTGCTCATCAAGTATGTCTCAGTCAGGCAATGTACTCTTACACTGTTCAAAACAATAATTAATGTAGGTAATGCTACACTAAGTTATGAGCAGTGTATGATAAACTGAAATTGTTCAAGAAAAGGCGCAATAGGTAAATGATCGTGTGGTTAAGGTTGTCGTGATGGACGGATGTCGTATTCGAGTAGTGGGCACGAAATCAGCGATCGAAGACGCTGATCCAGAATTAGCGATCGAGTGGAGGAAAACAGCAACGAATAAAAACGAGGGATATCGTGCTGATAGAACTGCGAAAGACAAGTGGGCCTTGATGAAATTAGTGTCCAGAATCGGTGTGAGTGCGACAAACAAACGACTTGGCGATGGATCCTGGACCACTGATCAAGATGCCCATGTGGTAGACTttgcaattaataattatattatcgtCGTGTTGCtcgttttctcttctcttttcttttctcttttttgtttTGATCGATGAACTTAACAATTTGGTTTCACCAGAATCCTCCAGCTTTTGTCCCGTTAAGAATGCGAAGAACTACCCTCGGCGGATCGAGATACTTAGCCCACGATCTGACAGATCTCCCAGTGCCCTCTGAAGAATGGAACATCGGGAAAAAAAGATTTAAATTCCATCGAAACGCTGTCAGATCGAGCAGTCTTCAACCTCAAAGACAACCACCCCCTGTTCTACGACAGAGCAGCACTCCAACCATTCTCGAAAGTCAATACGCTGTTCCTAGGTACGCTAGTGAAATTTTGATGGaccgttttctctttttctttttgcataaatataaaaatcagtTTATTTTAGAAAAAGGAATAACACTTTTGACAACGGACAACGAAACGGCGTTTTCAGGCAAATATTTTCCGGCGCGTGAGTCGAATagttatttttaaattcttataACGATTTGAAATGGATGAATCTTATTTTTGAAATCTTCTGTAGAGTTATCAGTCCACGTCCCGATGAAATGATATTAAATAGAGACAAAGGCGTGCTACGAAAATTAATACCTTCTAACTCTAACAGACAAATACAATACACTGTTAAAAAGTACGAAAGGAATGAATTTATACTACTTCTCATATGCAGCAATATCtctttttatgaatagtttttaTCCATTTAGAATTAATCAAGAACAGGAGAATGATCATTTTCCCGTTAAACGATTGCTATCGATAGAGTCCACAGGAACTAATGAAACCGATGAACTTGAAGGAAGTTAGTACACTTTATAAAGAAGCTACTACTGATAAGTAATATCGAAAAAGAGTACAAAAATGctagttcttttttctttctctctctctctctctagacGACTGTGATgcaaaggaagaagaagaagaatttcaATATGAAGATAAAAGTGGAATAGTCACAAGGATGATCCTTTGCGATTACACAAAAGCTGGAGGCTGGATACCAGGCCTAATTTACATAGGAGTAGCAATTTTCTGCCAGGTTCTGAGAGTTTATATCGATCTCTGGCTGAGTCAGTGGACAGACGAAGACAATATAAACTTCAATCAAGAAAACCGAAATGTAACTGCgtaaaataattttgttcgtGATTTACGATACGGTTATTGAACATTACAATGGATAAGGAATTCCTTCAGACTGTGCTGTATTTTATTTCAGACGGTGTTCTATTTTAAAGTTTACATCATTCTTTCCCTTATCTTTATACTCTTATCTTTCGTATGCAATGCAACTGGTCAGTGGACAGGAGCCAGAGCGAGAAGAAAATTGCACGAGGAAGCCGTGTCCAGACTTCTTAGAGTACCGATGTCCTTTTTCGATTGTAATCCTGTGGGAAAAATTTTAAACAGATTCAGCGCCGATACAGGCGTCATCGATAAGGTGAATAGTCGATAAAAAATCAATCTATTCGTGGTTATTAAAGAAATGCAcagttatttatattttgttttttttttccttttaagAAAATATCTATGTCGATCCAAAGACTGACATTCTTCGTCTTACTCTGTGGTTCAGCGATACTAGTAAACGTCATCGTATCACCGTGGTTCTTCATTGCTGCTATACCCACGTGTGCAGCTTATTATATCGTTCAAAAGTTTTATAGATGCAGTGCGAAACATTTGCAACGATTAGACGGCAGGTACTGtacatatttttgtattttgtttCCTGCGAATATTTTCTACAAACTTTTTCTTAGCTTTTTTAAAGCTCCATAGGTTAACATAGGAAACTATCGTTATCGAATCGTCATTCTTTCTTGAAAAATCTTTTAAAACGTTTGGTTTCAAAACTGATTGGGAAATGTGATAGAGACCTCGATGAGTATCCCAAAAACagtaaaaaatttatttgtgAACATAAACTTGcaaaaatttgcaaaaatataCTTGTCCAATTGATCAAATATTTCTTAGCGAATTTAAGAAACAAATTTTCGCCTTTCTAACTCCTGTGTTCATCTAAAAATCTCAATTATTCGTTTCTAGTACCCGATGGCCAATCACGACGCATTTTTCTGAGACACTTCGCGGATTAGCAACATTGCGTGCTTCCAAACAAGAGAATCGCTTCATGGAACAGGCTATGAAGTGCATAGACGTTAACACGAACGCGTTTCTCCTCCTGAATTCCAGTAGCCGCTGGCTCGGCATTGCTCTGGTGAGAAAACTTGCAAAGCTTCTAGAATTATTTTTCCAGTTTGCCAGTTCGGCTATTGTATCTTTACCATAAACACATTTTAGGATTATCTGGGTGCTGTTATAGTAGGATCTGCGACACTCGCCGTCTTAATTTCCGCAGAACTGTATCCAGATCGCGTTACACCTGCTCTAGTTGGTCTGGCGATTAATTACACCCTCTTGGTGCCAATTTACTTAAATTGGGTAGTGAAGTTCACAGCGGAGACCGAAATGTATCTTGGTAGCGTTGCACGTATCTCTACTTACAGATATGCTCCTACTGAAAACTACCAACAAAATGGTACTTTAATGCTTTTTAATCTTAATATATTTTCaatcatttaataattaatttgtatttaataatattaatatatttccaatattttctaCGTTCTCTGGAATATTTTTCTAGACTTCCACGTATCTGATAGTTGGCCAAGTAAAGGTGAGATTATTTTTGAAAATGTTTCTCTGAGATACGTTTCACAAAGAGAACCAGTGATCTCGAATCTATCCTTGAAGATCGCGTCAGGCCAAAAGGTAAAAGTCACGAAGAATTACAAGATTCTAGTTTTTCATAGATATTTCTCGTAGATTGGAATTTGCGGAAGGACCGGAAGTGGTAAGTCGTCCACAGTGATGGCGCTGTTTCGACTATTGGAGATTACTCAGGGACGTATATCGATCGATGGGACAGACGTCCGTCAAGTTCCTCTGGAAATTCTTCGTTCGAGACTCTCAGCGATTCCTCAGGATGTGATCATGTTCAGTGGTACCATTaggtattttatacatttatttttctttttttttttttttttataatagagAACGTCTTTTGAAAGCGACGATAGAATACCAATATTATTTCCTCCAGAGAGAATTTGGATCCTCTATCGGAACACGAAGATCTAGAACTGTGGAATGCTTTGGAAGTAGCACAAATTAAGGATATTATTGCCTCTCATCCTGAAGGTCTTAGTAAGTGAATTTCTAATTCCAAACACAAAGTTCAATTTTaatctaaaaatatttgttgataaatttctttttctcgtaCCTGATGATCAAAAAATTGCAACATTCGTAACAATATAAATCTTCAAATGGAACAGTCTTcaagataaaagaagaaaatgaaaactTCTGTTAATAAATCGATATTTACGTTAAAGCTCTAGTCAGTGGTTTTCactaaatatttttaacaataggattctttagaaaataaataagaatacaATTTCCCGAAACAGATTTCGAAGTGAAAGAAGGAGGTGAAAACTTTTCTTCCGGTCAGCTGCAGCTGCTCTGTATGGCACGAGCAATCCTCCGGAAGTCTTCGATCGTCGTCCTCGACGAAGCAACCAGCGCTCTCGACGCCGTCACTGAAAAGAATCTCTTGAAAGCAGTTTCAACTGCTTTCAGGAACAGAACGGTGATTGCTATCGCGGTAACTTCGCTTTAACTCTCAACGTCTTTTATATCCACGAAGAAAAAAGACCGTAACAACTTCGTTCCCTGTTAATTATGTTTGATACTTCACTTTTCAGCATCGTGTGTCAGCGTTATTGGATTGCGATCGAGTAATCGTGTTCCACGATGGTAAAATCGTCGAAGATGGACTACCAACAGACTTAATGCAACGGCAAGGTGGATTCTTCGCGAATATGTTGAAGTCCAATGAAGAGAATGAAACGACTGATTGTTGAAAAAGCACACGTGCATAAAAGAACGATGATAAGGGTCGATAAAATTGAAAGACTGGGACAGAGGAACGTATCTAACCATGTTTCGTCACAAAGTATTTATTTTTGATACGAATGATAAATGTAGAGTATCGTAGCGATATAGgaatttctgaaatatttttgtaaatacgaGGATGCATTCGAATGATCGTTGATCGATCTGAAATACATTTCGCTGTTGTTCGCATTGCATAGATAACGAAGCTGCGTTCCATATAAAAATCACTCGCagattaaatatataatgatatattttaaaaacctTCTCTTTAAATCCGTATATTATTAACAAAgggaatgaaaaaaataattctaCCATACGATTGTGTATATTTTTATACCTTCGCTCTAAAAATATCTCATCCCCGAAATTTCTCAATCAGCAGAAAACTGGTTCGCGTACATGTTTCTAACGTCGATCGAAAAGCAAGAGAAAAGGATCGATCAAAGGAAAGAATCTTAGAGGAATTAATTCGCTCGATCCATCGTGCATATATTAATGGAATGCACCTATCTCCTAATCAGATCGAACGTGTCGATGCAAATGTACTTTCTCGGGCTATTTCGGTGCTATCGGTTTTTCCTCTCGAATCATGCCATATTCACGTATACTCGAATACATAATCACTGGCGGCATATATTACGTGCGGATAAGGTGGCCAACGATAATAATTACCAATACCCCCACTGTTTGACAGCGATGGGAAATGAGCGTGTATTTTTCAACTAGTGGCATTGAGAGCGGCCTGTCGATAA
Above is a window of Bombus affinis isolate iyBomAffi1 chromosome 5, iyBomAffi1.2, whole genome shotgun sequence DNA encoding:
- the LOC126915942 gene encoding ATP-binding cassette sub-family C member Sur isoform X1; translation: MDFCKSYKFLQILPKPARRIEWSWRTENGTRVRFIEDDSFEDDSIENCLVELVNICVPAIAVILALIAFLRCKCRKQPKDCRGLLPFHTTRTLLCMTVLAVLFVELCESLLTTISFSLILMIVAILYCWIIHRRTEVRDACGTALSAGIFVAISLSRAWKFMCLSRYGLSMIHVRLATTAFTAITCGLLAVLDSYTFYLMTRRKKRYLIERGERRRTAYKHADVPFLNRITFHWVIDLLCKGYSTPLENHDLGELPEEETTRRQFDKFREVYEKHRERNEKLRLWRCYWKRIWYPFAIGGLFKLLGDATSLVGPMSISKILNYVSAAQNGTINRSSMGAMTFPEILHNGYFLCLLVFFFSLLQSTLSQASTHILCVEGIRLKNALQALLYDKALRLCSWSIDEEDNPTDKEKEQNKCQQSADIGTLTNLISEDAYNVMSFFWIGHYTWAIPLKISAIVFLLYTKLGVSAIIGAFCCILIVTPLQLVLGKKMSENSKLVAKSSDARLRLVNEIFQGMRLVKLRAWENIFEEKIRKTRNDELKMLDKDSFYWTLINFLTHASSVLTTLFTFAAYFWLEEKSLEAGNVFASLALFSQLTVPLLIFPVMIPIIINAMISTHRIEEFLQLPEIDNVLPNLNDAKSEIAENTSSLANSIEEGTIETMKTHNTPNFGSLDNIKEDEEDGQCSDLADYTMDINSSVDTVFEKDPEIPVLTMKRCGFSWGTDESLLSVSDLSFPRGQLTIIVGKTGSGKTSLLLGMLGEIQRTIGSIQWAKGVKVAYVAQKPWLQNASLRDNILFGSPYKVRRYRNVLKACALQPDVDILPGRDFTRIGEKGINLSGGQKQRVTIARALYSDADVIIMDDPLSALDHQVAQQIFDQGIRKLLLRSGRTVIMVTHRLELLSTAHQVVVMDGCRIRVVGTKSAIEDADPELAIEWRKTATNKNEGYRADRTAKDKWALMKLVSRIGVSATNKRLGDGSWTTDQDAHVNPPAFVPLRMRRTTLGGSRYLAHDLTDLPVPSEEWNIGKKRFKFHRNAVRSSSLQPQRQPPPVLRQSSTPTILESQYAVPRKRNNTFDNGQRNGVFRQIFSGAVISPRPDEMILNRDKGVLRKLIPSNSNRQIQYTVKKINQEQENDHFPVKRLLSIESTGTNETDELEGNDCDAKEEEEEFQYEDKSGIVTRMILCDYTKAGGWIPGLIYIGVAIFCQVLRVYIDLWLSQWTDEDNINFNQENRNTVFYFKVYIILSLIFILLSFVCNATGQWTGARARRKLHEEAVSRLLRVPMSFFDCNPVGKILNRFSADTGVIDKKISMSIQRLTFFVLLCGSAILVNVIVSPWFFIAAIPTCAAYYIVQKFYRCSAKHLQRLDGSTRWPITTHFSETLRGLATLRASKQENRFMEQAMKCIDVNTNAFLLLNSSSRWLGIALDYLGAVIVGSATLAVLISAELYPDRVTPALVGLAINYTLLVPIYLNWVVKFTAETEMYLGSVARISTYRYAPTENYQQNDFHVSDSWPSKGEIIFENVSLRYVSQREPVISNLSLKIASGQKIGICGRTGSGKSSTVMALFRLLEITQGRISIDGTDVRQVPLEILRSRLSAIPQDVIMFSGTIRENLDPLSEHEDLELWNALEVAQIKDIIASHPEGLNFEVKEGGENFSSGQLQLLCMARAILRKSSIVVLDEATSALDAVTEKNLLKAVSTAFRNRTVIAIAHRVSALLDCDRVIVFHDGKIVEDGLPTDLMQRQGGFFANMLKSNEENETTDC
- the LOC126915942 gene encoding ATP-binding cassette sub-family C member Sur isoform X2; this translates as MDFCKSYKFLQILPKPARRIEWSWRTENGTRVRFIEDDSFEDDSIENCLVELVNICVPAIAVILALIAFLRCKCRKQPKDCRGLLPFHTTRTLLCMTVLAVLFVELCESLLTTISFSLILMIVAILYCWIIHRRTEVRDACGTALSAGIFVAISLSRAWKFMCLSRYGLSMIHVRLATTAFTAITCGLLAVLDSYTFYLMTRRKKRYLIERGERRRTAYKHADVPFLNRITFHWVIDLLCKGYSTPLENHDLGELPEEETTRRQFDKFREVYEKHRERNEKLRLWRCYWKRIWYPFAIGGLFKLLGDATSLVGPMSISKILNYVSAAQNGTINRSSMGAMTFPEILHNGYFLCLLVFFFSLLQSTLSQASTHILCVEGIRLKNALQALLYDKALRLCSWSIDEEDNPTDKEKEQNKCQQSADIGTLTNLISEDAYNVMSFFWIGHYTWAIPLKISAIVFLLYTKLGVSAIIGAFCCILIVTPLQLVLGKKMSENSKLVAKSSDARLRLVNEIFQGMRLVKLRAWENIFEEKIRKTRNDELKMLDKDSFYWTLINFLTHASSVLTTLFTFAAYFWLEEKSLEAGNVFASLALFSQLTVPLLIFPVMIPIIINAMISTHRIEEFLQLPEIDNVLPNLNDAKSEIAENTSSLANSIEEGTIETMKTHNTPNFGSLDNIKEDEEDGQCSDLADYTMDINSSVDTVFEKDPEIPVLTMKRCGFSWGTDESLLSVSDLSFPRGQLTIIVGKTGSGKTSLLLGMLGEIQRTIGSIQWAKGVKVAYVAQKPWLQNASLRDNILFGSPYKVRRYRNVLKACALQPDVDILPGRDFTRIGEKGINLSGGQKQRVTIARALYSDADVIIMDDPLSALDHQVAQQIFDQGIRKLLLRSGRTVIMVTHRLELLSTAHQVVVMDGCRIRVVGTKSAIEDADPELAIEWRKTATNKNEGYRADRTAKDKWALMKLVSRIGVSATNKRLGDGSWTTDQDAHVNPPAFVPLRMRRTTLGGSRYLAHDLTDLPVPSEEWNIGKKRFKFHRNAVRSSSLQPQRQPPPVLRQSSTPTILESQYAVPRKRNNTFDNGQRNGVFRQIFSGAINQEQENDHFPVKRLLSIESTGTNETDELEGNDCDAKEEEEEFQYEDKSGIVTRMILCDYTKAGGWIPGLIYIGVAIFCQVLRVYIDLWLSQWTDEDNINFNQENRNTVFYFKVYIILSLIFILLSFVCNATGQWTGARARRKLHEEAVSRLLRVPMSFFDCNPVGKILNRFSADTGVIDKKISMSIQRLTFFVLLCGSAILVNVIVSPWFFIAAIPTCAAYYIVQKFYRCSAKHLQRLDGSTRWPITTHFSETLRGLATLRASKQENRFMEQAMKCIDVNTNAFLLLNSSSRWLGIALDYLGAVIVGSATLAVLISAELYPDRVTPALVGLAINYTLLVPIYLNWVVKFTAETEMYLGSVARISTYRYAPTENYQQNDFHVSDSWPSKGEIIFENVSLRYVSQREPVISNLSLKIASGQKIGICGRTGSGKSSTVMALFRLLEITQGRISIDGTDVRQVPLEILRSRLSAIPQDVIMFSGTIRENLDPLSEHEDLELWNALEVAQIKDIIASHPEGLNFEVKEGGENFSSGQLQLLCMARAILRKSSIVVLDEATSALDAVTEKNLLKAVSTAFRNRTVIAIAHRVSALLDCDRVIVFHDGKIVEDGLPTDLMQRQGGFFANMLKSNEENETTDC